One Candidatus Nanosynbacter featherlites genomic region harbors:
- the leuS gene encoding leucine--tRNA ligase, whose protein sequence is MKRYNPTEIEKKWQDKWEADGTYVTDLGDTTRPKYYSLSMLPGITGAGIHIGHGRTFQFADIKARLKRQQGYNVYHPIGWDSFGLPVENYAIKVGKTPRVAHDEAKAHFIAQLKRLGFSYDWSKEISTADPEYYKWTQWIFTQLYKHDLAYQKEQPQWWCDTDNTVLANEQVEGGKCWRCGNPVTKRNLKQWFFRITAYADEMLEATDDLDWTEMVKTMQKNWIGRSVGAEVDFTLNLTASDSLKFTPDLAEKVISGEKTNTIRYEAKKLKVGDIADAMVRDGEKVYSFGYIKIVNIHQLPLRDISNDISGHERYSDDNEKLLSFKKFYGEEVSLEDTFTVYDFEYVPPITVFTTRPDTLFGASYVALAPEHPLVSQLVNADTRAKVEAYVQAAQQKSDVERQENKDKSGVFTGSYAINPVNGQKLPIWVADYVLSGYGTGAVMAVPAHDERDFTFAEKFDLPIVQVVDKPEDSADVGCYTGEGELINSGQFDGTRSEDAREQIVAWLEQQGSGRGKTTYKMRDWLISRQRYWGAPIPMVHVDGFRPIAVADECLPVILPEVENFKPTGGNTSVLAQVDDWVRVWADVETGKTVPITEPKPAGDNWREGRRETDTLDGYACSSWYFLRYLDPHNDAEAWNPERIGHWMPVDYYNGADHAVAHLLYSRFWMRFFYKLGLVPTPEPFKRMMYNAYIMAPDGQKMSKSKGNVIDPMEIMDSGYGADALRVYEMFIAPYDMDAPWDPRGVPGTYRFLNRVWNMVQEFVAAPESTSEDDQELLRLTHSTIKKVTRDIEDEKFNTAVAAMMEMVNGLYKFKEAHGMQATETWQFTLESLLQILAPFAPHITEELWQELGHTDTIHVNHWPKWDEKYLVSDVMTIIVQVNGKLRSKLELPADIDQQGIEEAALADANVQKFTNNKPPKKMVYVPGKLLNVVI, encoded by the coding sequence ATGAAACGCTACAATCCGACGGAAATTGAGAAAAAATGGCAAGATAAATGGGAGGCTGATGGTACCTACGTCACTGACCTTGGTGATACGACGCGCCCAAAATACTATAGTTTGAGTATGCTTCCTGGCATTACCGGGGCTGGTATTCATATCGGTCACGGTCGGACGTTTCAGTTTGCTGACATCAAAGCGCGCCTGAAGCGTCAGCAAGGCTACAATGTATATCATCCAATCGGGTGGGATAGCTTTGGCCTGCCAGTGGAGAACTACGCCATCAAGGTTGGTAAAACGCCGCGAGTGGCGCACGATGAAGCCAAGGCACACTTCATCGCTCAGCTGAAGCGACTCGGATTTAGTTATGATTGGTCGAAGGAAATTTCTACGGCTGATCCAGAGTACTACAAATGGACTCAGTGGATTTTTACGCAGCTATACAAACACGATTTGGCGTACCAAAAGGAACAGCCGCAGTGGTGGTGCGATACTGACAATACGGTGCTGGCTAACGAGCAGGTTGAGGGCGGCAAATGTTGGCGTTGCGGCAATCCTGTCACCAAGCGCAACCTCAAACAGTGGTTTTTCCGCATCACCGCCTACGCCGATGAGATGTTGGAGGCAACTGACGACTTGGACTGGACGGAGATGGTCAAAACCATGCAGAAAAATTGGATTGGCCGGTCGGTTGGCGCGGAAGTTGACTTTACCCTTAATTTAACGGCATCTGACTCTTTAAAATTCACCCCTGATTTGGCAGAAAAAGTTATTTCTGGTGAAAAAACCAATACAATTAGGTATGAAGCTAAAAAACTGAAGGTTGGCGATATTGCTGATGCTATGGTGCGTGATGGAGAAAAAGTATATTCATTTGGATATATAAAAATAGTTAATATCCACCAGCTTCCACTAAGAGATATATCTAACGATATTTCTGGACATGAACGTTATAGTGATGATAATGAAAAATTGTTGAGTTTTAAAAAGTTCTATGGTGAAGAAGTTTCACTAGAGGATACATTCACGGTTTATGATTTCGAGTATGTACCACCAATCACCGTATTCACCACGCGACCCGACACCTTGTTTGGCGCCAGCTACGTGGCTTTGGCGCCAGAACACCCACTGGTTTCTCAGTTGGTCAATGCCGACACGCGCGCCAAGGTTGAAGCATACGTTCAAGCGGCTCAGCAGAAGTCTGACGTTGAGCGCCAGGAAAACAAAGATAAATCCGGCGTCTTTACTGGCAGCTATGCCATCAACCCAGTCAACGGTCAGAAGCTGCCAATTTGGGTGGCGGACTATGTACTGAGTGGCTATGGCACGGGTGCAGTCATGGCGGTACCGGCGCATGATGAACGTGACTTTACCTTTGCTGAGAAATTTGACTTGCCAATTGTTCAAGTGGTTGATAAACCGGAGGATTCCGCAGACGTCGGCTGCTACACTGGCGAAGGTGAGTTGATCAATTCTGGGCAATTTGACGGCACGCGCAGCGAGGACGCCCGCGAACAAATCGTAGCCTGGCTGGAACAGCAGGGTTCTGGTCGAGGCAAAACTACTTACAAAATGCGTGACTGGCTGATTTCTCGCCAGCGGTACTGGGGCGCGCCGATTCCGATGGTCCATGTTGACGGTTTCAGGCCAATCGCTGTAGCGGATGAGTGCTTGCCGGTGATTCTGCCAGAAGTTGAGAACTTCAAGCCAACGGGCGGTAATACGTCAGTCCTAGCACAAGTTGATGATTGGGTGCGCGTGTGGGCTGATGTTGAAACGGGTAAAACGGTGCCGATCACCGAGCCGAAGCCAGCGGGCGACAATTGGCGTGAAGGTCGACGCGAAACTGACACACTGGATGGCTATGCCTGCTCCAGCTGGTATTTCCTGCGCTATCTTGATCCGCACAATGATGCCGAGGCGTGGAATCCTGAGAGAATTGGTCATTGGATGCCGGTTGATTATTACAATGGCGCCGACCATGCGGTAGCGCACCTATTGTACAGTCGTTTTTGGATGCGCTTTTTCTATAAACTCGGTCTAGTGCCGACGCCAGAACCATTCAAGCGGATGATGTATAACGCTTACATCATGGCGCCAGACGGCCAAAAGATGAGTAAATCCAAGGGCAATGTCATCGATCCAATGGAGATTATGGATAGCGGTTACGGTGCCGATGCGCTGCGTGTTTACGAGATGTTCATCGCGCCGTATGATATGGATGCACCGTGGGATCCGCGCGGTGTGCCAGGGACGTATCGGTTCCTCAATCGAGTGTGGAATATGGTGCAGGAGTTTGTAGCAGCACCTGAATCTACTTCTGAAGATGACCAAGAACTGCTTCGCCTAACGCACTCAACCATCAAAAAAGTCACTCGCGACATTGAGGACGAAAAGTTCAATACAGCGGTGGCGGCAATGATGGAAATGGTGAACGGCCTATACAAGTTCAAAGAAGCACACGGTATGCAAGCGACAGAAACGTGGCAGTTTACTCTGGAGAGCCTGCTACAGATTTTGGCGCCATTCGCGCCACATATCACCGAAGAGTTGTGGCAGGAACTGGGCCACACTGATACCATTCACGTCAATCACTGGCCAAAGTGGGACGAGAAATATCTGGTGAGTGATGTAATGACCATCATCGTCCAGGTCAATGGTAAGCTTCGATCAAAGCTGGAGCTGCCAGCCGACATCGACCAGCAGGGTATTGAAGAAGCAGCTTTAGCTGACGCCAATGTTCAAAAATTCACAAACAATAAACCACCTAAAAAGATGGTTTATGTTCCGGGTAAACTACTTAACGTTGTTATTTAG
- a CDS encoding Mur ligase family protein, translated as MFRRSFEKKIPLLVREFFASHADVKLIAVTGSTGKTSAKIAIGTVLSQRYAIAMPQLEPKSHMQTLLQIMGVRYPEGPEKKWGFFARRNMYRAVKKRARAEHPEAQVIVQEFSPQSIGFHDWFKTVILPDIAVITSVTTGRMRVEHTIEEVAQEMITLGNNSRMALINRDDIEGRFAAFVTNPNITTYGTSGVAEYYFDEHDFSLTEGHFGAMVSPEYPEGIQTQLKLLGEHNLRPAVAAMAVAVKLGMDVGSIQRGLAALRPIPGRMQLLRGADGTILLDDSYSASPSTTTAAIQTLYSLSAPQKIAVLGNINGLRESMPQEMSKLGYLCNPNELDWVVTVGEMANQYLAPSARQRGCQVKECKDAIEAGSFVRDKLKKDGIALFKGSSGGVWLEEAIKINLHTAVDENKLVRQTPEWIARKNAFFSRFSY; from the coding sequence ATGTTTCGACGATCATTTGAAAAGAAAATCCCATTGTTAGTGCGTGAGTTTTTTGCTTCGCACGCGGATGTCAAATTGATAGCGGTGACGGGTAGTACTGGCAAAACGAGCGCCAAGATCGCCATCGGTACGGTTTTGTCGCAGCGCTATGCTATCGCTATGCCGCAGCTGGAGCCAAAATCTCACATGCAGACTTTACTGCAGATCATGGGAGTACGCTATCCTGAGGGTCCTGAAAAAAAATGGGGATTCTTCGCACGCCGCAATATGTATCGCGCTGTCAAAAAACGAGCTCGCGCTGAGCATCCAGAAGCGCAAGTGATCGTCCAGGAATTTAGCCCGCAAAGCATTGGCTTTCATGATTGGTTTAAAACCGTCATTTTGCCGGATATCGCCGTCATCACTTCTGTCACTACAGGGCGCATGCGCGTTGAACATACCATAGAAGAAGTCGCTCAGGAAATGATCACACTGGGTAATAATTCTCGGATGGCGTTGATCAATCGCGATGACATCGAAGGTCGGTTTGCGGCCTTTGTTACCAATCCTAATATAACCACCTATGGCACCAGTGGGGTCGCAGAATACTATTTTGATGAACATGATTTCTCGCTCACTGAAGGGCATTTTGGTGCTATGGTGTCGCCAGAATATCCAGAGGGTATCCAGACGCAATTGAAACTGCTGGGCGAACACAACCTCAGACCAGCAGTAGCTGCCATGGCCGTGGCTGTCAAATTAGGCATGGATGTCGGCTCAATTCAGCGAGGCTTGGCGGCACTGCGTCCAATTCCAGGACGAATGCAGCTGCTGCGCGGTGCTGATGGCACTATTCTTCTGGACGACAGTTACAGCGCGTCGCCATCAACCACAACTGCGGCTATTCAGACATTGTATAGTTTGAGCGCTCCCCAAAAAATCGCTGTCCTAGGCAATATCAACGGTTTGAGAGAATCAATGCCGCAAGAAATGTCCAAACTAGGCTATCTGTGTAACCCCAATGAACTTGACTGGGTAGTGACAGTTGGAGAAATGGCCAACCAGTATTTGGCGCCATCGGCTCGTCAGCGTGGCTGCCAGGTAAAAGAATGCAAAGACGCCATCGAAGCTGGTAGTTTTGTGCGCGACAAACTGAAAAAAGACGGTATTGCGCTGTTCAAAGGTTCTTCGGGCGGTGTCTGGCTGGAGGAAGCCATCAAAATTAACCTCCATACAGCGGTTGATGAAAACAAATTAGTTCGTCAAACGCCAGAGTGGATAGCTAGGAAGAATGCATTTTTCTCTCGTTTTAGCTATTAG
- a CDS encoding histidine kinase N-terminal 7TM domain-containing protein translates to MDKFRTPKLYCFSPPVMLATLAIEIILALHTLWRYKLNPVTRIVVALLVCLALFQWAEYNVCEGTVLFDSVGWAKLGYVAITMLPPLGIHLVYQISADKRRWIPVLGYTLAVVFISYFLLAVNGVSAGVCLGNYVIFENQPGISEWYGLYYYGLLFVAIAYAYTRGKNAKKHIRRSLWSLIIGYVLFIAPTTFVNIIDPSTITGIPSIMCGFAVLMAVALAGKVLPECTKQK, encoded by the coding sequence ATGGATAAATTCAGAACACCAAAGCTCTACTGTTTTTCACCGCCAGTTATGTTAGCGACCTTAGCTATTGAGATTATTTTAGCATTGCATACACTATGGCGCTACAAATTAAATCCTGTAACGAGGATTGTCGTGGCACTGCTCGTTTGTCTAGCGCTGTTTCAATGGGCTGAATATAACGTTTGTGAAGGCACGGTGCTGTTTGATAGCGTGGGTTGGGCAAAGCTTGGGTACGTGGCGATCACAATGTTGCCGCCTCTTGGTATTCATTTAGTCTATCAAATCTCTGCCGACAAACGACGTTGGATTCCAGTGCTGGGGTATACCTTAGCGGTCGTGTTCATTAGCTACTTTTTGCTAGCCGTAAACGGTGTTAGCGCTGGCGTTTGCTTGGGAAACTATGTCATTTTTGAAAATCAGCCAGGCATCAGTGAATGGTACGGATTGTATTACTATGGCTTATTGTTTGTGGCGATTGCCTACGCCTACACCCGTGGCAAAAACGCCAAAAAACACATTCGCCGCTCATTGTGGTCATTGATCATCGGCTACGTGCTGTTCATTGCGCCAACGACATTTGTCAATATCATCGATCCATCAACCATCACTGGCATCCCGTCGATTATGTGTGGTTTTGCGGTACTGATGGCAGTAGCTCTTGCCGGAAAAGTCTTGCCAGAATGCACAAAGCAAAAATAG
- a CDS encoding glycosyltransferase family 2 protein, translated as MQVHVAIPHYNAPRALKDLLAQLTEQDFDSITVLDDHSTDQQVLQDVAREFPAVNFIFGEKNIGAGANRNRFLDLHNTGIVWFIDCDMRVETENVADILRQKFAGENHIMLGSTILYNNGQPMAWNYGHEMHPQHDWQFTRATQADDRQMLQQQGWDYPWIWGQRVATDRQVDWVAEGSFALLIDDFMQVGGYDAAFRYHEGQDLAHRLREAGVKIMVTGDIVCTHLDIDVRGKARHREVEQSARLFYRKHHIKTDQD; from the coding sequence ATGCAAGTTCACGTCGCCATCCCACACTATAACGCTCCTCGGGCTTTGAAAGATCTTTTGGCGCAGCTGACAGAGCAGGATTTTGACAGCATCACGGTGCTTGATGATCATTCTACTGACCAGCAAGTACTGCAAGACGTCGCTCGTGAGTTTCCGGCAGTCAATTTTATCTTTGGTGAGAAAAATATTGGCGCGGGAGCGAATCGCAATCGTTTTTTGGACTTACATAACACAGGCATTGTATGGTTTATCGATTGTGACATGCGCGTTGAGACAGAGAATGTTGCTGATATATTGCGCCAAAAGTTTGCTGGCGAAAATCATATCATGCTTGGCAGTACTATTCTCTACAACAACGGTCAGCCGATGGCCTGGAATTATGGTCATGAAATGCACCCCCAGCACGACTGGCAATTTACGCGGGCAACTCAGGCAGACGACCGCCAAATGTTGCAACAGCAAGGCTGGGATTATCCATGGATTTGGGGCCAGCGAGTTGCGACGGATCGCCAGGTTGACTGGGTCGCTGAGGGAAGTTTTGCACTGTTGATTGATGATTTTATGCAGGTTGGCGGCTATGACGCAGCGTTTCGTTATCACGAAGGGCAAGATTTGGCGCATCGACTGCGTGAGGCGGGTGTGAAGATTATGGTGACTGGAGATATCGTCTGTACGCATCTGGATATTGATGTTCGCGGCAAGGCTCGCCACCGGGAAGTTGAGCAGTCTGCCAGGTTATTCTACCGAAAGCACCACATCAAGACCGACCAAGACTAG
- a CDS encoding non-canonical purine NTP pyrophosphatase, translating into MKTITFITSNPHKLEEARSVLEGYGIVVEPLQIDIDEIQHHDPLKITEAKVKSAYEKAGQPVVVNDSSWEIPALGGFPGGYMKDVVGWFTTEDFLALMKDKDDRRIILHDVVAYFDGDKLKVFRFDRYGVFVSEPHGEGMSMNQVVSMEGSGGLTIAEEFEHRCNDKKIDPTNFQHWQKFGSWFANEVSE; encoded by the coding sequence ATGAAAACAATCACTTTTATCACCAGCAATCCGCACAAACTTGAAGAAGCCAGGTCAGTTCTGGAAGGTTATGGGATTGTTGTCGAGCCGCTACAAATTGACATTGATGAGATCCAGCATCATGATCCGCTGAAAATTACCGAAGCGAAAGTTAAGTCGGCGTATGAAAAAGCAGGCCAGCCGGTTGTTGTTAATGATAGCAGCTGGGAAATTCCAGCACTGGGCGGCTTTCCGGGCGGTTATATGAAAGATGTTGTTGGCTGGTTTACGACTGAAGATTTTTTGGCTTTGATGAAAGATAAAGATGATCGGAGAATCATATTGCATGACGTCGTGGCGTATTTTGATGGTGATAAGCTAAAGGTATTTAGGTTTGACCGATATGGTGTTTTTGTGAGTGAACCGCACGGCGAAGGGATGTCGATGAATCAGGTCGTATCAATGGAAGGTAGTGGTGGATTAACGATTGCGGAAGAGTTTGAACATCGCTGCAATGATAAAAAGATTGACCCCACTAATTTCCAGCATTGGCAAAAATTTGGCAGCTGGTTTGCTAATGAGGTGAGCGAATAA
- a CDS encoding DUF1653 domain-containing protein yields MVRFYLQKLVRDKVVKKCLDDEEVLHTEYRELNKQEFRRELLRKIHEEADEIPLDDNQRGESLKELADLQEVVDALRQDFGFSIEQVQEEMARKKQDKGGFDKRHYIKYHDLADDSKWVGIFRAQPEKYREEAADSKEQSRCAKISKGVYKHSKSGKLYEVIDLALETETEELLVIYRPLYENECELFARPANMFTETVVLDGKSVPRFEKVNSETQV; encoded by the coding sequence ATGGTACGTTTTTATTTACAAAAACTAGTTCGCGACAAAGTCGTGAAAAAGTGTCTGGATGACGAAGAAGTTTTACATACGGAGTACCGCGAACTAAACAAGCAAGAATTTCGCCGCGAACTGCTCCGTAAGATTCATGAGGAAGCGGACGAAATCCCGCTGGACGATAATCAACGCGGCGAATCTCTCAAAGAGCTGGCTGATTTGCAGGAAGTTGTTGACGCGCTGCGCCAAGATTTTGGCTTTTCTATAGAGCAAGTCCAAGAGGAAATGGCGCGTAAAAAGCAGGATAAGGGCGGCTTTGACAAACGACATTACATTAAATATCATGATTTGGCTGATGATAGTAAATGGGTAGGAATCTTCCGCGCTCAGCCAGAGAAGTATCGCGAAGAAGCTGCGGATAGTAAAGAGCAGAGTCGTTGCGCGAAAATAAGCAAGGGTGTGTACAAGCATAGCAAGTCAGGCAAGCTATACGAGGTGATCGATCTAGCGTTAGAAACTGAGACGGAAGAGCTCCTGGTGATCTACCGGCCTCTCTATGAAAATGAATGTGAGTTATTTGCTCGCCCTGCCAACATGTTTACGGAAACAGTAGTACTGGATGGGAAATCTGTGCCACGATTTGAGAAAGTAAACTCTGAAACTCAGGTGTAA